TATAGCTAAAGTAACTATTTCGAAGATATAAATAATCAAATAATGCTACACACTTCATTGTGTGCCCAGTGTAATGGAATGTGATAATCTGTATTAGCTAAATGAAAGCCTTGAACAGATTCCTTCCTTCGTCGGAATGACAGTCCGTATGTCATTGCGAGCGTAGTGCAACGGAGCATGGCAATCTTCATAAATCGTAAAGTCAAAATTTATAAAGTCTTAAAAAGATTCCTTCCTTCGTCGGAATGACAGTCCGTACGTCATTGCGAGCGGAGTGCAACGGAGCGTGGCAATCTATTAAGATTAAATCACGTGTTTCTCACAACCACAAAAATTCCTATCTTGCAGCCTACTTAATCAAATAACAATGATGAAATTATTACGCTTACTCGTATTACTACTAGCACTACCCGTTACAGCACAACAAGGTGGTATGTGGATACCTTCCTTATTAAAGGGAATGAACCAAAAAGAAATGAAAAGTTTAGGCATGAAAATGTCGGCTTCTGATATTTATGATGTTAACAACTCTAGCCTTAAAGATGCTGTACCACACTTTAATGGCGGGTGTACATCGGAGGTTATATCGCCGCAAGGCTTATTACTTACCAACCACCATTGCGGGTACGGCGAAATACAATCGCACTCTACGGTAGATCACGATTATCTAACCGATGGTTTCTGGGCAATGACGATGGAGGAAGAATTACCCAATCCCGATATGGAGGTTACTTTTATTGTTCGTATAGAGGATGTAACCAACCAAGTACTGGAAGGCGTTAGCACGTTAGGCAGCGAAGAGGAAAAGCAGAAAAAAATAGAAGCCAACATTGCCAACGTTAGTAAAACAGCTAAAAAAGAAGCGCATCAGGAAAACAGAGTGCGTACGTTTTACGAAGGCAACCAATACATGCTATTTGTAACCGAAACCTATAAAGACGTCCGTTTGGTAGGCGCACCACCATCGTCAATTGGTAAATTTGGTTCGGATACCGATAATTGGGTATGGCCACGCCATACGGGCGATTTTTCACTATTCCGCATTTATGCCAATAAAGATAATTTACCTGCAGAATATTCGGAAGATAATGTACCCTATACACCCAAGCACTTCTTTCCAGTATCGCTTGGCGGTATAGAAGAAGGCGATTTTACACTCGTATTTGGTTACCCAGGCAGAACGCAAGAGTATTTACCTGCCGTTGCCGTAGAGCAAATTGTAGAAGTATTAAATCCTGCAAAAATTGAAATTAGAGATGCTGCCCTAAAAGTAGCCGATGGCTTTATGCGTAAGGACAAGCAAATAAAAATACAATACGCATCTAAATATGCTAGTATTGCTAACTACTGGAAAAAATGGATTGGTGAAACACAAGGGCTTAAAAAAACCAATGCAGTAGCTGTTAAAAGAGCTTTTGAAAAAGACTTTTTAAAACTAGCCCAAAAAGCAGGTAAAACAGAGGAATATGGTAATTTGTTTAAAGAATTTGATAAATACTATGCCGAAATTGAACCCTACCAATTAAGTAGAGATTACTTTATAGAGGTAGCATTGCGTAATACCGAATTACTTACCATTGGCTACCGTTTGTACCAACTGGAACGCGTATTTGAGGCAAGAGGCGAACAATCGTTTAACGACAGAAGAAACAATACCGTGTCATCCCTATCAGGTACGTATAAAAACTATAATAGTACGGTTGACGAAAAAATATTCGAACAACTTATAGCATTATACGCTACCAAATCGCCACAGCAATTTGTACCCGATATGCTTAAGAATAAAGATTATGCAGCACTTACTACAGCGGTGTACAGCCAATCGCAAATTACGAGCTATGCAGGTGTAAAAGCCTTGTTAGAGGGCGATGCCAAAACAGTAATAGAACGCTTAAATAACGATAAAGGTTACCAGATTATAAAAGCCATGATGGAAACCTACATACAAAA
The Flavobacterium litorale genome window above contains:
- a CDS encoding S46 family peptidase; protein product: MKLLRLLVLLLALPVTAQQGGMWIPSLLKGMNQKEMKSLGMKMSASDIYDVNNSSLKDAVPHFNGGCTSEVISPQGLLLTNHHCGYGEIQSHSTVDHDYLTDGFWAMTMEEELPNPDMEVTFIVRIEDVTNQVLEGVSTLGSEEEKQKKIEANIANVSKTAKKEAHQENRVRTFYEGNQYMLFVTETYKDVRLVGAPPSSIGKFGSDTDNWVWPRHTGDFSLFRIYANKDNLPAEYSEDNVPYTPKHFFPVSLGGIEEGDFTLVFGYPGRTQEYLPAVAVEQIVEVLNPAKIEIRDAALKVADGFMRKDKQIKIQYASKYASIANYWKKWIGETQGLKKTNAVAVKRAFEKDFLKLAQKAGKTEEYGNLFKEFDKYYAEIEPYQLSRDYFIEVALRNTELLTIGYRLYQLERVFEARGEQSFNDRRNNTVSSLSGTYKNYNSTVDEKIFEQLIALYATKSPQQFVPDMLKNKDYAALTTAVYSQSQITSYAGVKALLEGDAKTVIERLNNDKGYQIIKAMMETYIQKVAPKYDEITLQIDALQRTYMKGILELSPKEARIFPDANSTMRVTYGQVKGYEPRDAVYYKPVTYLDGVIEKYVPGDYEFDVPQKLIDLYNKKDYGIYGENGKMPVCFIGTNHTTGGNSGSPAIDAKGNLIGLNFDRVWEGTMSDIYYDPSICRNIMVDIRYVLFVIDKYAGNKRLIDEMKLVNVKRK